The following proteins are encoded in a genomic region of Populus trichocarpa isolate Nisqually-1 chromosome 13, P.trichocarpa_v4.1, whole genome shotgun sequence:
- the LOC7465229 gene encoding helicase protein MOM1 isoform X3, giving the protein MGNDTKASRKAKAEESKNNDVKGRNIASRSSTDKSGLRRSVREASSKKNVTPSPSSTRKSERLEKQTPTAPPATRKSERLVEKQSLSSPLRRSERGKNQSSSSSSGSKKSGKKSSSSVMKKKQKKEKSVKQLETKDVGNDKKHVIKAVLVETKRMDARAYKALFKRQQKKANLEGRCEEMKNKNADGNDCRDGASENVNGGSECSQRKVEELIDRCVLRDSEKNLEGNSIASEPVKEVLENNGGPKPPLKSQKLTFLEKDHQFKEGDSREDLNSDDSVLLSAQRTLSEPENDVAQMEQEQLPAELVDLTVNRTPRVDTEVESGYKEMPFKRKRSIEDLNSDATTMVSNKVADAAPYENGRTDSVAKCATSSKRQRCCDGQGCKRSYHLSCLDPPLGDVPLGVWHCLACVRKKIEFGMHSVSKGIESIWDASEVEVADDNGVQRQKQFYVKYKGLAHVHNRWLPENQLILEAPSLLAKFNQKNQVRKWKQEWIVPHHMLQKRSVMFPNQHVENFSHHASNILACQFEWLVKWRGLDYEHATWELEIAPFMNSPEAQSLIRDYENRLVKAKGAEYLSIIDKKLTMKKRSLVKLLQLSAGGSPEFDYNHLDFVNYLHDYWLKGENAVLIDDQEQITKVISFILSLSSNASWPFLIITTSASLHSWEEELFRLAPSLYAVVYHGNKDIRKSIRKLEFYSEGGCIMFQILVTSPEVIIEDLNVLESMKWEAVIVDECQSSRIFSHFKQIKMLRTAMRLLLVNGQLKDGITEHLLSLLVHQSDLNGSEDLVTNLSPKTGNLKDQLSKYIANSPRPDPSRFKEYWVPVQLSLMQLEQYCATLLSKSLSLCSSSRNDPVGALRDILISCRKCCDHPYIMNPSLQISLTKDRKEADILDIGIKASGKLQLLGEMLFSIKERGLRALVLFQSSGGSGKDNIGDILDDFVRQRFGQGSYERVDEHVLPSRKQSALKFFNNHQEGRFVFLLETRACSSSIKLSSVDTVIIFASDWNPMTDIRSLQKITLHSQFDQINIFRLYSSCTVEEKVLIIARQDKTLESSLHSISRAASDMLLMWGASYLFEKLSEFHCGNDTASSGNTLFEQSHLKDVIQEFLTIIIQKGKDNTPSNSIILKVKQNQGIYTTNFPLHGERKIQLLDEELPHIFWKKLLEGKQPRWKYSSGLSQRNRKRVQYADDIQKNTVVEGDEVVKKRNKVANNSTNSPSLKAALIGTSGAPVLNMSQFLPSSTGRLNTTATNHVSNFRHSNSNSSEVLKANKVEYNERMNLHDSEKSLHLILKPEITKLCEILQLPENVKVMVERFLEYVLNNHHISREPASILQAFLISLCWTSASMLKHKLGHKESLALAKQHLNFGCKKDEADFVYSKLRCLKKAFLHHTGTYKVATSPKAAEFSTEDHSKNQSNGRSSLSTPSNMQKGRIEVENLRPSQEFSIDQVVSHLGLAQKDYSKSIKDIEKKCDKQMRKLLQRQQEEMEEFEKKYEEEKAELEHMHRTEAAVIRLHSNILERTDKLKVLDNVYAKKFEDLNWQMDMHLNNLLELQLATRNKLQERKAQWIKGVKSWAHAELIKKPTANESGYNQENFVTWNSCCKEQTPERSRSMPDDVPLEVPETVSSSEDVLPGVLATSKPSSDGATSSMLDREVPLEVPQTATVRGVSEDVMSANSFPCEEQIPDLQVTLRVLEANCSSDGPENTIHKSSSEKGSDRVTLTVPDREFSLGVTGIVTSIGGLENAASVNPSPSEGQPHARSTSCMDVREVLLEAPETASLEAEEDVNRIMEKDGVSGMVSDNAIEVDQWNGVVCILNQEPHYDDMVAVNQQTGEVRLGVPENNVVNQQHEVDPSGVREAGVGHNQLEIDSMHVVASDNGQPTESSRLQDRVARVCNNQIAFQQVDALASQPFVASDHSHSDAPVTELLPSMDSSAGSQPTTSFAEHAPANSIAVGESGTRISNTMTAPVTSIISNCPVTAPAVRMPVSMSQDPLQNELDRICRETEQIIKIHEDTKLQLKSDCEKEIQEVVAQIRTKHDIKLQEIESEFLRKKKEMADNQNKVFLNKILAEAFRSKCMDNKASSTPVRQQEINSSIVQQQLQLSEPTARPYIVTGLYSTALPAASLQTTPTSSPPAPPRQVVHSSGRFSSTSTRPPHISSISPATSNLRIGNEIRAPAPHLQHFRPSARGMQSQQVSTTSPTPSEIPSRGPATAQQSSPQTTTNSGESMGISPSMTSLQGLESLMDIDNQTSTNATQAWSSPPPTDLSSDSNPLAQPKLSMLNSVLTNPISEVVCLSDDD; this is encoded by the exons ATGGGAAATGATACTAAAGCTAGTCGCAAAGCTAAGGCTGAGGAAAGCAAAAACAATGATGTAAAAGGGAGAAACATCGCTAGCAGGTCATCAACTGATAAGTCTGGTCTAAGAAGGTCGGTGAGAGAAgcatcatcaaagaaaaatgtGACTCCAAGCCCTTCAAGCACTCGGAAGTCTGAACGTCTTGAGAAGCAGACCCCTACGGCTCCTCCAGCTACGAGGAAATCTGAGAGATTAGTTGAGAAGCAAAGCTTGTCGAGTCCTCTGAGAAGGTCTGAGAGGGGTAAGAATCAATCTTCATCTAGTTCTTCTGGTTCAAAGAAGTCTGGCAAAAAATCAAGCTCTTCAGTTATGAAGAAAAAgcagaagaaagagaagagtgtCAAACAGCTTGAAACTAAAGATGTTGGAAACGATAAGAAACATGTGATCAAAGCTGTCCTGGTTGAAACAAAGAGAATGGATGCTCGTGCTTACAAGGCATTGTTCAAACGACAACAAAAGAAAGCTAATCTGGAAG GTCGTTGTGAGGAGATGAAGAACAAGAATGCTGATGGCAATGATTGCAGAGATGGTGCTTCCGAGAATGTTAATGGGGGCAGTGAATGCAGTCAAAGGAAGGTGGAAGAATTGATAGATAGGTGTGTTTTGAGAGATTCTGAGAAAAATTTGGAAGGAAATTCCATTGCAAGTGAACCTGTAAAAGAGGTGTTGGAAAATAATGGTGGACCAAAACCTCCACTTAAAAGCCAGAAGCTCACATTCTTAGAAAAAGACCATCAATTTAAAGAAGGGGACAGCAGGGAAGATCTGAATAGTGATGACAGTGTGCTGCTGTCAGCTCAAAGAACTTTATCGGAGCCGGAGAATGATGTTGCTCAAATGGAACAAGAACAATTGCCAGCAGAGTTGGTAGATTTGACAGTTAATAGGACACCCAGGGTTGATACTGAGGTGGAGAGTGGTTACAAGGAGATGCCTTTTAAACGAAAAAGAAGCATTGAGGACTTGAATTCTGATGCTACAACAATGGTTTCAAATAAAGTTGCCGATGCAGCTCCATATGAGAACGGCAGAACTGATTCCGTGGCGAAGTGCGCTACATCTTCCAAAAGGCAAAG GTGTTGTGACGGACAAGGTTGTAAAAGAAGCTACCATCTTTCTTGTCTAGATCCTCCTTTAGGGGATGTTCCCCTTGGAGTTTGGCACTGTCTTGCATGTGTTAGGAAGAAGATCGAGTTTGGTATGCATTCAGTTTCAAAGGGAATAGAGTCAATTTGGGATGCCAGTGAAGTGGAGGTGGCAGATGACAATG GAGTGCAAAGGCAGAAGCAATTTTATGTTAAATACAAAGGTCTTGCTCATGTTCATAATCGCTGGTTGCCGGAGAATCAATTGATCCTTGAAGCTCCTTCACTTCTAGCaaaattcaaccaaaaaaaccag GTCAGAAAGTGGAAGCAAGAATGGATTGTGCCACATCACATGCTTCAAAAGCGATCAGTAATGTTTCCCAACCAGCACGTAGAGAATTTCAGTCACCATGCTAGCAATATTCTAGCATGCCAATTTGAGTGGCTTGTTAAATGGCGTGGCCTGGATTATGAGCATGCAACCTGGGAGTTGGAGATTGCTCCTTTCATGAATTCACCTGAAGCTCAGAGCCTCATACGAGATTATGAAAATCGTCTTGTGAAGGCAAAAGGAGCTGAGTATTTATCTATAATAGATAAG AAACTCACGATGAAAAAGCGTTCATTGGTTAAATTGTTGCAGTTGTCAGCTGGAGGTTCACCTGAATTTGATTATAACCATCTGGACTTTGTCAACTATCTTCATGACTACTGGCTCAAGGGAGAGAATGCTGTTCTTATCGATGATCAG GAACAAATCACAAAGGtgatctcttttattttgtcattGTCATCCAATGCCTCTTGGCCTTTTCTCATCATCACAACTTCTGCTTCACTTCATTCATGGGAAGAAGAGTTATTTCGTCTGGCACCATCTCTATATGCTGTGGTTTATCACGGAAACAAAGACATACGGAAAAGTATTAGGAAGTTGGAGTTTTACAGTGAAGGCGGTTGCATTATGTTTCAAATACTTGTAACATCACCAGAAGTTATTATTGAG GATCTAAATGTGCTTGAATCAATGAAATGGGAAGCTGTAATAGTGGATGAGTGCCAGAGCTCTAGAATATTTTCacattttaaacaaattaagatgCTAAGGACTGCTATGCGGCTTCTCCTTGTAAATGGTCAGCTTAAG GATGGCATCACTGAGCACCTGCTGTCTCTGCTTGTTCATCAGAGTGATCTAAATGGCAGTGAAGACTTGGTAACTAATTTAAGCCCTAAGACTGGCAATTTGAAGGACCAGTTGTCAAAATACATTGCAAACAGTCCCAGACCAGACCCCTCAAGGTTTAAAGAATATTGGGTTCCTGTACAGTTATCCCTCATGCAGCTTGAGCAGTATTGTGCCACTTTACTTTCAAAATCTTTATCACTTTGCTCGTCCTCAAGGAACGATCCTGTTGGTGCCCTCCGCGATATTCTTATCTCTTGTCGCAAG TGTTGCGATCATCCCTACATCATGAATCCATCACTACAAATTTCATTAACGAAAGACAGAAAAGAAGCTGACATTTTAGATATTGGAATAAAAGCAAGTGGCAAGCTGCAACTCCTGGGTGAGATGCTTTTCAGCATAAAAGAGAGAGGATTAAGAGCGCTGGTCCTTTTTCAG TCTAGTGGAGGTTCTGGAAAGGATAATATTGGTGATATATTGGATGACTTTGTGCGTCAAAGATTTGGCCAGGGTTCTTATGAACGTGTTGATGAGCATGTACTCCCTTCAAGGAAGCAATCTGCTTTGAAGTTCTTCAATAATCATCAGGAAGGGAGGTTTGTGTTCTTATTAGAAACCCGTGCTTGTAGTTCCAGCATCAAACTTTCATCTGTGGATACTGTCATCATATTTGCTAGCGATTGGAACCCGATGACTGATATAAGGAGCCTgcaaaaaataacattacatTCACAGTTTGACCAGATAAATATATTTCGTCTATACTCTTCTTGCACTGTGGAAGAAAAAGTTCTAATCATTGCAAGGCAAGATAAGACACTCGAGAGTAGTTTACACAGTATAAGCCGGGCTGCTAGTGACATGCTGCTTATGTGGGGGGCTTCGTatctctttgaaaaattatcaGAGTTCCATTGTGGCAATGACACTGCCTCGAGTGGAAATACATTGTTTGAGCAATCACATTTGAAAGATGTTATCCAAGAGTTCTTAACCATAATAATTCAGAAGGGAAAAGATAATACTCCAAGTAACTCAataattttgaaagttaaaCAAAATCAAGGAATATATACTACTAATTTTCCATTGCATGGTGAGCGAAAAATTCAATTGTTGGATGAAGAGCTGCCTCatatattttggaaaaaactGCTTGAGGGAAAACAGCCACGGTGGAAATATAGTTCTGGTTTGTCTCAGAGGAACAGAAAAAGGGTTCAATATGCTGATGATATACAGAAGAATACTGTAGTTGAGGGTGATGAAGTTGTAAAGAAGCGCAATAAAGTGGCCAACAATAGCACTAATTCACCTTCTCTAAAAGCTGCTCTAATAG GAACTTCTGGAGCCCCAGTGCTTAATATGTCTCAATTCCTGCCAAGTTCAACTGGCCGTCTTAACACTACTGCTACAAATCATGTTTCCAACTTCAGACATTCGAATAGTAATTCATCAGAAGTACTAAAAGCTAATAAGGTTGAGTATAATGAAAGAATGAATTTGCATGATTCCGAGAAGAGTCTCCATCTCATTCTGAAGCCAGAGATAACAAAACTTTGTGAAATTTTGCAACTCCCA GAAAATGTCAAGGTCATGGTGGAACGATTTCTGGAATATGTGCTGAATAATCACCATATCAGTAGAGAACCAGCTAGCATATTACAGGCATTTCTGATATCCTTG TGTTGGACTTCAGCTTCCATGCTAAAGCACAAACTTGGTCACAAAGAATCACTTGCACTTGCAAAACAGCATCTGAATTTTGGCTGCAAGAAAGATGAGGCAGATTTTGTTTATTCAAAGTTGCGATGTCTGAAGAAAGCATTTCTTCATCATACAGGGACTTATAAGGTGGCCACATCTCCAAAAGCTGCAGAGTTTTCAACTGAAGATCACAGCAAGAATCAGTCAAATGGAAGATCATCACTGTCAACACCATCAAACATGCAAAAGGGGAGAATAGAGGTTGAAAACCTGAGACCTAGCCAGGAATTCTCCATTGATCAGGTCGTTTCCCATCTAGGATTGGCACAAAAAGATTACTCAAAAAGTATCAAAGATATTGAAAAGAAATGTGACAAACAGATGAGGAAGCTATTGCAGAGGCAACAAGAAGAAATGGAAGAGTTTGAAAAGAAGTACGAGGAAGAGAAGGCAGAGCTTGAACATATGCACAGAACAGAGGCAGCTGTTATTCGTTTACACAGTAATATTTTGGAGAGAACAGATAAACTTAAGGTACTGGATAATGTTTATGcaaaaaagtttgaagatcTTAACTGGCAGATGGATATGCATCTTAATAATCTTTTGGAATTGCAACTGGCTACAAGGAACAAGTTACAAGAGAGGAAGGCTCAATGGATTAAAGGAGTTAAGTCCTGGGCACATGCTGAATTAATAAAGAAACCAACTGCAAATGAGTCTGGATATAATCAAGAAAACTTTGTCACTTGGAATTCTTGTTGCAAAGAACAGACTCCCGAACGATCCCGGAGCATGCCAGATGATGTTCCACTGGAAGTTCCTGAAACTGTGAGTTCGAGTGAGGATGTACTTCCTGGGGTATTAGCTACATCCAAACCGAGCTCTGATGGGGCCACATCCAGCATGCTTGACAGAGAAGTTCCCTTGGAAGTGCCTCAGACTGCAACTGTGAGGGGTGTTTCAGAGGATGTTATGTCTGCGAATTCATTTCCATGTGAAGAACAAATCCCTGATTTACAGGTTACATTGAGAGTACTTGAGGCTAACTGCTCTAGTGATGGTCCTGAGAACACCATTCATAAATCTTCATCTGAAAAAGGTTCTGATAGAGTTACGTTAACAGTGCCTGATAGAGAATTTTCACTGGGGGTGACTGGGATAGTCACTTCCATTGGTGGCCTGGAGAATGCTGCTTCTGTAAATCCTTCACCATCTGAAGGACAACCTCATGCCAGATCCACTTCATGCATGGATGTCAGAGAAGTTTTATTGGAAGCGCCTGAAACTGCTTCTCTGGAAGCTGAAGAGGATGTTAACAGAATTATGGAGAAAGATGGAGTATCTGGCATGGTATCTGATAATGCCATTGAAGTTGATCAGTGGAATGGAGTGGTGTGTATTCTTAATCAAGAGCCTCACTATGATGATATGGTGGCAGTCAACCAGCAAACTGGAGAGGTTCGATTAGGAGTGCCTGAAAACAATGTTGTTAACCAGCAGCATGAGGTGGATCCATCAGGAGTTCGTGAAGCGGGGGTTGGCCACAATCAGCTAGAGATTGACAGTATGCACGTTGTAGCCTCTGATAATGGCCAACCAACTGAATCCTCTAGATTGCAAGATAGAGTTGCACGAGTTTGTAATAACCAGATTGCTTTCCAACAAGTTGATGCTTTGGCATCCCAACCTTTTGTAGCTTCTGATCATTCTCATAGTGACGCGCCTGTCACAGAATTGTTACCATCCATGGACTCCTCTGCTGGTTCACAGCCTACAACTTCATTTGCAGAACATGCGCCTGCTAATTCAATAGCTGTTGGTGAATCAGGGACGCGTATCTCAAACACGATGACTGCACCTGTCACTTCTATAATTAGTAATTGTCCTGTTACTGCACCCGCTGTTCGAATGCCTGTATCTATGTCTCAAGATCCATTGCAGAATGAATTGGATAGAATATGCAGAGAAACAGAACAAATAATCAAGATCCATGAAGATACA AAGCTGCAGCTGAAATCTGATTGCGAGAAGGAGATACAGGAGGTTGTTGCTCAAATTCGTACAAAGCATGATATTAAACTTCAGGAGATAGAATCTGAATTCCTCCGTAAGAAGAAAGAGATGGCTGacaatcaaaacaaagttttcttGAACAAGATTTTGGCCGAGGCATTCAGGAGCAAGTGCATGGATAATAAGGCATCTAGCACCCCTGTCAGGCAGCAAG AGATAAACTCTAGTATCGTGCAGCAGCAGCTTCAGCTATCGGAACCCACTGCTCGGCCTTATATTGTTACTGGCTTGTATTCCACTGCTCTTCCAGCAGCTAGTCTGCAAACAACTCCAACATCTTCCCCTCCTGCCCCACCACGACAGGTTGTTCATAGCTCAGGACGTTTCTCAAGTACCTCAACCAGACCACCACATATCAGCTCCATCTCTCCTGCCACAAGCAATCTCCGAATCGGTAATGAGATTCGAGCTCCTGCCCCACACCTGCAGCATTTTAGACCTTCAGCACGCGGGATGCAAAGTCAACAAGTATCAACAACTTCTCCCACACCTTCTGAGATTCCTTCACGAGGTCCTGCAACTGCACAACAATCAAGTCCTCAGACGACAACAAATAGTGGTGAAAGCATGGGAATCTCACCTTCTATGACATCTCTCCAGGGACTTGAATCTTTAATGGATATAGATAATCAAACAAGTACAAATGCAACTCAGGCCTGGAGTTCCCCCCCACCAACTGATTTGAGTTCTGACTCAAACCCATTGGCTCAACCAAAGCTTAGCATGCTAAATAGTGTGCTGACAAACCCAATAAGCGAGGTTGTTTGTTTATCAGATGATGATTGA